The genomic DNA CTCGCCAGCGGTTCTCCGAGGAGTCCAGTACGGTGAAGGGCTTCCCGCCGCGCTGGAGGATCTGCTCGTCGGAGAGGTCCGGGAACGGGAGCTTCACGTCGCTGTTGCCGTAGTGGACGACCACCTGCTCGATCGCGACGCCCTGCTCGTCGCGGATCTCCACGGCGTACTCCACCGGGGTGTAGACGCTGCCGCGGACGTCGTCCTCCTCGTCCCCGGCGAGCTCGTGCTGCGCCAGCGAGAGCATCTCGCCCATGCCCGAGTGGAGGTTGTTGTCGACGGACTGGATCAGGGTCCGGTTGAGCAGGAACAGCGAGAGGCTCCCGGTGATGACGACGCCGACGACCAGCAGCAGGGAGATGAGCGCGACGATCCGTGTCCACAGGGACACGGGCCGTTCGGTGCGCAGGGTCGGCAACGCCAATCGTCAGGAACCTTCGGCAGCTCGCAGCACGTAGCCGATGCCGCGCTTGGTGTGGATCATCGGGTCGCCGATGACGTCGATCTTCCTGCGCAGGTAGGAGATGTAGGACTCGACGATGCCGACCTCTCCGGACCAGTCGTAATCCCACACGTGATCGAGGATCTGCGTCTTGGAGACGACCCGACCCGCGTTGAGCATGAGGTAGCGCAGGAGCTTGAACTCGGTGGGGGAGAGCTCGATGGTCACGTCCGCGCGGTAGACCTCGTGGGAGTCCTCGTCCAGCCGCAGGTCGCCCACCACCAGGGAGCTGTCGACCGTCGCGTCGTGGCCGCCGTGGGTGCGGCGCAGCACGGCCCGGATGCGGGCGACGACCTCTTCCAGGCTGAACGGCTTGGTGACGTAGTCGTCGCCACCGACGGTGAGGCCTGCCACCTTGTCCTGGGTCTCGTCCCGAGCGGTGAGGAAGAGGATCGGGTACTGCTCGCCGCGGTCGCGCAGCCGCCGGGTCACGGTGAAGCCGTCCATGTCCGGCAGCATCACGTCGAGGACGACGAGATCGGGCTGGTGGTCGGTGGCCTCGCGGATCGCCTCGTTGCCGGTGGAGGCGGTGAACACCTCGAAGCCGGCGAAGCGCAAGGAGGTCGCGAGGAGGTCGCGGATGTTCGGCTCATCGTCGACGACGAGCAGCCGGGCCTCGAATTCCTGATCGTCAGTCGTAGCGTTCGTAGTCATCACCCCACAGTGCTCCTGATGCTTGGGAATCGCCTGGACGTCACCTGGGTGAGATCAGCGGGCCGCGCGCTGGATCTTCTCCTGCTGCTTGCGCAGCTTGCGGATGGTCCAACCCATCTGGATCATCCGCACCGAGCCGACCAGGGCCATCACCAGGGCGCCCGCGATCGCCGCCAGCAGCATCGCGACTCCCAGGGGCAGGTCGAAGGTGGCGTTGAAGTACTCGAAGCGAGCTGTCTCACTGTTCTGGATCACGAAGATCAGCAGCAGCACCAGCACGATCGCGCCGAGGATCAGGGAGATCCAGATCCCGGCGGTCCGCCCGCCACCGGTGGGCTCGGGTTCGGTCCGGGGCTGCTCCGGTCGCTGAGCGGTCCGCCGGCCGGTGCCGTCGGCGCCCTCGTCCGTGGGCTCGGCGGCGCGGCGGCCGCGGGCCGACTCGGCGGGACGGTCCTGACCAGCCGGTCGGTCCTGGCCGGCAGGGGAACTGGAGGCACGGTCCTGCTCGGCGGCATCGTCCTGCCCGGCGGGGCCGCCGGCGCCGGGGGCGTCCTGGGGCGTGCGGCCGGTGGGCTGATCCGGGTTCTCGGGTCCGGTGCTCATGTTCGCTCCTCGGTGTGGGGTGCCGGGATGTCTCCCGTGCGGCCTTCGGGGGAAGGTCGCCGCTGAGCACACTGTAACGATTCGGAGAACGCCCAGGCCGGAGGCTCCCCGCACGGCACGGCCGGGACGTCCTCTTCCGGGAACCGGGCACGTCGTCCGCCGGCGACGGTCAGCTGCCCTCGAGCGCGGCCTCCAGCTCCTCGGCGTCCACGATCGTGTAGGCGTACCCCTGTTCGGCCAGGAAGCGCTGGCGGTGGGCCGCGTAGTCCTGGTCCTGGGTGTCGCGCATGACCACGGTGTAGAAGTGCGCGGCCCGTCCGTCGGCCTTGGGGCGCAGCAGGCGTCCCAGCCGCTGGGCCTCCTCCTGGCGCGAGCCGAAGGCGCCGCTGACCTGCACGGCGACCGACGCCTCCGGCAGGTCGACGGAGAAGTTGGCGACCTTGGAGACGACCAGGCGGGAGACCTCCCCGGTGCGGAAGGCGGCGAACAGCTCCTGGCGCCGCCTGACCGGGGTCTGGCCGGTGATGAGATCGGCCTCGAGCTGGGTGGCGATCTCCTCGAGCTGGTCGAGGTACTGCCCGATCACCAGCATCGGCTCGCCCTGATGGCGCTGCGCGACGGACCTGACCACGCCGATCTTCGCCGGATGCGCCGCGCCCAGGCGGGGTCGGTCCTCGGCCTCGGCCATCGCGTACGCCATGCGGTCGTCGGCCGGCATGGCCACCCGCACCTCGGTGCAGTCGGCCGGGGCGATGTAGCCCTGCGCCTCGATGTCCTTCCAGGGGGCGTCGTAGCGCTTGGGCCCGATCAGCGAGAACACCTCGCCCTCGCGGCCGTCCTCGCGCACCAGCGTCGCGGTCAGTCCGAGTCGCCGCCGGGCCTGCAGGTCGGCGGTCATGCGGAAGACCGGGGCGGGCAGCAGGTGCACCTCGTCGTAGATGATCAGTCCCCAGTCACGGGCGCTCATCAGCTCCAGGTGCGGGTGGACGCCGTTGCGCTTCATGGTCAGCACCTGATAGGTGGCGATCGTGACCGGGCGGACCTCCTTGGTCGCCCCCGAGTACTCGCCGATCTCGTCCTCGGTCAGCGTGGTGCGTGCCAGCAGCTCGTCCTTCCACTGCCGGGCCGAGACCGTCGAGGTCACCAGGATCAGCGTGGTGCGCCCCATCGCCGCCATCGCCCCGGCGCCGACCAGCGTCTTGCCGGCACCGCAGGGGAGGACGACGACGCCGCTGCCGCCGTGGCGGAATCCGTCGACCGCCTCGTTCTGGTAGGGCCGCAGCGACCAGTCGTCCTCGCGCAGGGCGATGGCATGGGCCTCACCGTCGACGTAGCCGGCCTGGTCCTCGGCCGGCCAGCCCAGCTTCAGCAGCGCCTGCTTGAGGGCGCCGCGCTCGGAGGGATGGACCACCACGGTCTCCTCGTCGAGGCGGGCGCCGAGCATGCCCTGGATGCGCCGGGTACGGGAGATCTCCTCGAGCACGGCCGGGTCCAGGGCATGCAGCACGAGCCCGTGGGTGGGGTCCGAGAGCAGCTGCAGACGCCCGTAGCGGTCCATCGTGTCCGCCACGTCGATCAGCAGCGAGTGCGGGACCGGATAGCGGGAGTGGTCCACGAGCGCCGCGACCACGGACTCGGCGTCGTAGCCCGCGGCGCGCGCGTTCCACAGCCCCAGATCCGTGATCCGGTAGGTGTGGACGTGCTCCGGGGCCCGCTCCAGCTCCGCGAAGGCGGCGATCGCGGCGCGAGCGGCCTGCGCTCGGGGATGGGAGACCTCGAGCAGGAGGGACTTGTCGCTCTGGACGATGAGGGGGCCGTCGCTCATCCCGCCAGGCTACGCTGGGGCCGACGGTGCGGGGCCGGGCGGGGGAGTGAGCCGGGCCTCGTCCGTCGGTCGCACGCGGCGGGAACGGAACGGGAGCGGCACCCGCCGAGCCCATGGCTCAGCGCGTGCCGCTCCCGTCACGGTCCGGTCTACGGGGCTCCTCAGCCGCGCGCCGGCTCGGGCAGCGCGCGCCCGCTCAGGCGCTCGTACATCCCGAACTGGGTCAGGATGACGAAGGGGAACAGGACGAGGTACGGAAGGATCAGGGTGCCGGCGACCGAGCCGATCACGCCGACCACCAGGAACAGCACGATCGAGGTCCCGAGGTTGGTCTTGACCAGGGAGAAGCTCTCCTTGATCGCCTCGACCGGGGAAGCGCCCCGCACCGCCGCCGGGATCGAGTACATCAGCGCCACTGAGGCGATGAGCCCGGGGACGTAGAGCAGCAGGAACCCGACGACGGTGATCACCAGGACGAGCAGCACCGTCAGGATGACGCGCATCGGTCCGGCCATGGCCTGCCCGATGCGCGGGCGACCGCCCTCGAGGACGACCCCGCCTGCGCGGCCCGAGCCTGCTTGCCACAGCACCGAGAACGGGATGCACAGCAGCATGGCTCCGAGCATGATCGCGTACATGCGCAGAAGCGGCCCGATCGGCGGCGCCTCGGAGACGGCCGCCGCTTCCATCTGCGGGAAGGTGATCGCGACGGCGGCAGCGGTACCGCCGGCGATCAGCACGACCGAGATGATGCTGTAGATCAGTCCCACGACCAGGAAGGTTACCGGGTTGCGCAGCAGGGAATTGCTAGCGAACTTCAGGGCTGCGCCGAGATCGGAGGCCAGGTCCGTGCCCGGGGGCGGCCCGGCGGCCCCGGGGGCCGTTGCTGCGGCAGGGGCGGAGGTCGGTCCGCCCCAGGCCTCCTGTCCGGCGCCGGGGGCCGGCTGGCTGTAGGGCCCGGACGGCGACGGCTGGCCGTAGGACGACGAGGGCTGACCGTAGGACGGCGACGGCTGCCCGTAGCTCCCGGATGGGGAGGGCTGGCCGTAGGGCCCCGGCTGAGGCGGCGGAGAGTGCTGCCCCGGGGCCGGTGCCGGGGTCGGCTGGGAGTACGGATCATGCGGGGGCGGGGGAACAGTCATCAGATGGCTCTACTCTCGCGAGGGCGGGCCGCGTGCTCGGCGACGCTTCTCCGGCGGTCGATGGGTGCCCCCTCGTGGGGACGGCACCACGGTACGTGCCGGGCGCCCCGGTGTGGCATCCGACCACCGGTGAGAACGCAGGAGCCCTGCCCCGGACCTTCGTCGGATCCGGCGTCGCGCGGTGCCGGTCCGAGTCGGCGAGCGCGCGCTCCCCACCCTGGCACCACCTCGGCGAGCACCCGGTGACGCCGCCTCCAGGCGGCAAGGACTGGCACACCCGGTCGCGACGGGCCCGACTTCCCTAGAATGGTCCGTGATGGGCCGGGATCCCGCCCTCGGCCGGCACCACCGGCTCGGCGATCCGACGCCCGGCTCGACAGTCACCTGACCTGAGGAGAACCCATGGCAAGCTTCGCTCCGTCCCCCGCTGATGTCGCGGACATCGGCGTCACCGGAATGGCGGTGATGGGCTCCAACCTGGCCCGCAACCTCGCCCGCAACGGCTTCAAGGTCGCCATCCACAACCGCAGCGTCGGCAAGACCGAGAAGGTCATCGCCGATCACGGCAGCGACGGCGAGTTCTATCCCTCCGAGTCGATGTCGGACTTCGTCGCCTCGCTGCAGAAGCCGCGCGTCGCGATCATCATGGTCAAGGCCGGCGGCCCCACCGACGCCGTCGTCGACGAGCTCTCCTCCCTGATGGAGGAGGGCGACATCATCGTCGACGCCGGCAACGCGCTGTTCACGGACACCCGTCGTCGTGAGGCCGCGCTGCGGGAGCAGGGTCTGCATTTCGTCGGCGCCGGCGTCTCCGGTGGAGAGGAGGGCGCGCTGAACGGCCCCTCGATCATGCCGGGCGGCACCAAGGCGTCCTACGACCGCCTCGGCCCGATGTTCGAGAAGATCTCCGCGGAGGCGGAGGACGGCCTGCCCTGCTGCACCCATGTGGGTGCCGACGGTGCCGGGCACTTCGTGAAGATGGTCCACAACGGCATCGAGTACGCGGACATGCAGGTCATCTCCGAGGCGTACGACATGATGTCGAAGGCTCTGGGCATGGAGGCCTCCGCGATCGGCGACGTCTTCGCCGACTGGAACAAGGGCGACCTGGAGTCCTTCCTCATCGAGATCACCGCCGAGGTGCTCCACCACACCGACGCCACCTCGGGCAAGCCCTTCGTCGACGTCATCCTCGACCAGGCCGCCCAGAAGGGCACCGGCGCCTGGACCGTGCAGACGGCCCTCGACCTCGGCGTCCCCGTCACCGGCATCGCCGAGGCGACCTTCGCCCGCTCCACCTCCGGCTCCGTGCCGCAGCGGGAAGCCGGCCGCAGGACCCTCTCCGCCGAGGCGCAGACGCTCGAGATCGCCGATCCCGCCCAGTTCATCGACGACCTGCAGAAGGCGCTGTACGCCGCGAAGCTGGTCTCCTACTCGCAGGGCTTCGACGAGATCGCCGCCGGCGCCGAGGAGTACGGCTGGGACATCGACCTGGGTGCGATGGCGCGTATCTGGCGCGAGGGCTGCATCATCCGTGCCCGCTTCCTCGACCGCATCACCGAGGCCTACGGCCGCGACGCGAAGCTGCCCCTGCTGCTGAGCGACGAGTACTTCTCCTCCGAGATCGCCAAGTGCATCCCGGCGTGGCGGCGCGTGGTGGCCTTCGCCGCCGCCAGCGGCTACCCGGTCCCGGTGTTCGCCTCGACCCTGTCGTACTACGACGCGGTCCGGGCCGAGCGTCTGCCCGCCGCCCTGGTCCAGGCCCAGCGCGACTACTTCGGCGCCCACACCTACCAGCGCGTCGACGCCGCGGGCACCTTCCACGTGGAGTGGTCCGAGGACCGTCGCGAGACCGAGCAGGACTGACACCGCCCGGGGTCGTCCCTCACGGGGCGACCTCGCGGCCTCTCGGCGCGCCGCGTCCTCGCGCGGACAGGAAGAAGGCCCGGCCCCTTCGGGGTCCGGGCCTTCTTCGGCGCTGGGTGCTCAGTACTCGGTCGGAGCGTTCGCGATCATGGCGCCGACGAAGACGAAGTAGAGGATGATCCCGATGACCCACAGGACCGCGAGGATGGCGTAGACGATCCAGCCCCACTTGTAGTACTTGTTCGCGCTCTCGAGATCGGTGTCGGCCTTCACCAGCCCGAGGATCGCCAGGATCAGCGTGATGGGGTTGCCGAGGCAGAGGACCGACACGACCAGCTGCACGATCCACTTGGTCTTGGACACCGGCTGGTTGCCGCCGAAGCCTCCGGCCTGCCCGCCGACGCCGCCGCCGGGGGCGTTGAAGTTCATGTCGGTCATGGTGATTCCCTCCGAAAGTCCCGCGGATCTGTTCCCCTGGGTGCTGTCGACGCCGCAGGCTTGACCCGCGCGGCGTCGGGGACAGCATAACGGGACGCCACCCTGGTGGCGCCATGGGGAGGACTCCCCATGGCGCGTCGGGTACGTCGCGCGGGACCGCTATCCCAGGGTCACCCGATGCACGAGCACCGTGAACTCCTCGTCGTGGCCCAGCTCGCGGGCGCGCAGCCGCCCGCCCTCGAGGGAGAGGGGCCGCACCTGCTTGACGACCACGCCGCCGCGGCCGTCGACGATGCCCAGCGGCAGCTCGCCCTCCTGGGCGATCGCATCCAGCAGCCGATCGGTCACCGACAGGTCCGTCGCGCCCTCCTCCGCCGCCCGGATCCGGGCCACGGCCTCGGCGGCCGGCACGCGCAGCTCGGGGCCGTCGACGGTGACGAGATCCGGGTCGACCGGTCCGCCGGGCAGCGAATGCGCCAGCTCGGGCCCCGCCGGGCGACCATCGGGCCCCACGGCCTGCGGGGAGAGTCCCGCCTGCCGTGCCACCTGCAGGGCGAAGCCGGGGTCGGAGAGGGTCACCGCGACGGTCGGGGCCAGGCGGTGCAGTGTCAGGGCCGACGCCTCGGGCGCCACCTGCAGCAGATCCAGGACCTCCGACTCGGCGGTCAGCACCGTCGTCGCCCGGGAGACCTGGACCCGGCCGTGACGACGCTGCTCGTCACGCAGCAGGTACCGCAGGGCCTGCGGGACCGGGGAGCGGGAAGCCTCCTCGAGCAGCACCAGCAGCGCCTCGGCGTCGCGTCCGGCGCCCAGCGCGCGGCGCACCGAGGTGGTGCTGAAGCGCAGGGTGAGGGCTCCCCCGCGGGAGACGACCTCGGCCCAGTCCAGCAGCGGCAGCAGGCGCTCGGCCGGCCTGCCGGGGACGACGGCGGTCAGATCCGCATCCAGCAGCACCTCGTCGACCGGGGACGGGGCCGCCGCGCGCAGCGCCCCGGTGAGACGGGCGTCGGCCTCGGTGACGTCCTCGTCCAGCGCGAGCACCAGATCCTGGCCGAGCACGGTCAGCGCCCCGCCGTCGAGCACGCCGAGGGCCTCGCCCTCCGTCAGCAGCGCCCCGGTCTCCTCCTCGATGACCTCGGCCGGGACCAGCGGGAAGGCCCAGGCCAGGCACAGTGCAAGGGACTCCCGCGTGGCGTGGATGCCCGGGCACGTGCGCAGGGTGCGCAACAGGCTGCCGCGCCGGGTGCGCACCCCGTCGCGTCGCGTGAGGTCCGACAGCAGGGCGCGACCGGTTCCGGAGGAGTCCGGAGTGCCCACCACGGCGGCGAGATGGTGCCCGAGCGCCCAGGCGAGTACGAGCTCTGCCCAGCGCTGCTCGGGAGCCTGGACGCGATGGGCGTCCCAGTCCCGGGTGGGATGCCATTCCTGGCCGTCGTGGCCGATCAGCCCGGCCTGCCAGGCGGACTGCAGGACGGTCGCACAGGTGAGCAGGGGAGCGCCGGCACGCTCGGCGAGTCGCCGGAGGTCGCGCTGGGGCAGCCCACCGCGGCGCAGCACCCCTGGGGGATCCTCGTCGAAGCCGCGGACGGTGCCCAGCAGACGCAGGGCCTCGAAAGCCTGCTCGACGGCCTGGGCGGAGCGGGAGCCGGGGATCCGCTCGGTGACCGCCGGTCCCTCGGGCTCGGGGCACCGGGCGGCGTGAGTCCGGCGCACCCGTCCACCGCGCAGCGCCAGGTGCACGCTGCGGGGCAGGTGCAAGGTGCCGTCCTCGCCGGTCACCACGATGCCGGCCTCCCGGAGCTCGAGGGCCAGGCGCCCCTGGCCCTCCACGGCCGCGGGGCCCCAGGCCAGGGTCTCGAGCACCTCGGGCACCGACGCCCGTGCGGCGGCCACCCGACGCTCGGCGGTCTCGGCCGAGGGGTCCTCGGCGGAGGCGGGAGCGAGCCCGGCCGGGGCGCGCAGCCCGTCGCGCAGTGGGCGGATCAGGTGCAGGGAGTCCTCACCCCAGACCAGGGCGAGCGTGGTCAGTCGCTCGAGGCCGGGGGAGATGGTCGCAGGTTCCGAGGAGACCGCCTCGGCCAGGTCCGACGGGGAGGTGCCGTCCTCGAGCACGGCGAGGGCCTCGACGAGGTGGAGCTCCGGCAGCCGCAGCGCCCCGAGCGCACGACGGGCGGAGGTGGCACCGGCGGCACGGGCCGCGAGCGGGCCCAGCCCCTTGGGCAGCGGCGAGGCGAGGTCCGGTCGGGCGACGAGCAGCGCCTCCAGGCGATCGTCGCCGAACCGTCGCAGGGAGTCCGCGAGGGACCGGATCACAGCGGCCATGATGGGATCCAGCATAAAGTGGCGATGCTGCCCGGGACACCACGGGCCGCTCGCCACCGGGTGGGCCGCGGCATCGGTGTCGTCCCGCGGCACGCCCCCATAGCCCAATCGGCAGAGGCGGCCGCCTTAAAAGCGGCACAGTGCGGGTTCGAGTCCCGCTGGGGGCACCGGGGCGGTCGGCCCGTGATGCGCGTCCGGGCCACAATGGAGAGCATGACCCGGACCTCCGCCGCCGACCAACTCCCTGCCGACCAGCTCGCCGCCCGCCTCGACGACGTGCTCGCCCGCCTCGATGCCGCCGCCGCCCGCGCCGGCCGGGACGGCCGCGAGATCACCCTGCTGCTGGCCACCAAGACCCGCACGCCTCAGGAGGTCGCCGTCGTCGTCGACCTGCTGCGCGCACGGGATCGACGGATCGCCGTGGGGGAGAACCGCGCCCAGGAGATCGCCAAGCACGCCGACCCGATGCTCGCGGACAACGGGGTCCCGCGCCACTTCATCGGACGCCTGCAGACCAACAAGGCCCGCGACGTCATCGCCTTCGCGCAGACGATACACAGCGTGGACCGCGAGGACATCGCCGACGCCCTCGAGCGTCGGGCCGCCCTGGCCGGCCTCGTGCGGGAGGTGCTGGTGCAGGTCAACACCTCCGGTGAGGAGTCCAAGGGCGGCTTCGCCCCGACCCTCGAGGCCGTGGGCCCGATCCTCGAGCGGCTGCGGGGGAGTGGGACCCTGCGACCCGTGGGCCTGATGACGATCGGTGCCAACACCTCCGACGCGACGGCGGTGCGCGCCTCCCTGCGCGGCCTGCGCGAGCTCCGCGACCAGGTGCGCACCGAGCTCGAGCTCCCTGAGCTGGAGCACCTCTCGATGGGGATGAGCGGCGACCTCGAGATCGCGGTCGAGGAAGGCGCGACGATCGTCCGCGTCGGCTCGGCCCTCTTCGGCGCCCGCCCCTGAACCCTCAGGCCGGACCGACCAGCGCCTGCGGCAGGCCGTACTCGTGCTCGAGCACCTCGCAGGCCGAGCCCACCGCGATCAGGTCGGTGCCCCGGGTGGAGAGCATGACCTCGACATGCACCCAGGGCTCGGCACGCAGGCCCTCCTCGAGCGCGGCGCGGATCGCATCCATGGTGCGCTCGTGATGGGCGTAGACCGTCCGTCCGCCCAGCACCACCCGATCCACGTCGACCACCCGCACCAGATCGACCACGACCGTGGCCAGCACCTGGGCGGCCAGCTCCTCGTCGCCGGCCTCCAGGGCGGCCCGATGCTCGGCCTGGGCGCAGCCCCGTCGTCCGCAGGTGCAGGGGACCCCGCCCATCCGCACCACGGTGTGCCCGGCCTCGCCGGCGTGGGAGTGCGCACCCCGCACGATCATCCCGTCCAGGCACAGGGCCGCTCCCAGGCCGTCCTCGACGAGCACGAGCGCGGCGTCGTCCAGCAGCCCGGGCTGGGACCAGGCCTCGCCCACCAGTGCGGCCCGGGAGTCGTGGTCCAGCAGCACCGGGACGGACAGCTCCTGGGCGAGCAGGGAACGGATCGGTGCACCGCGCCACGGGTCCGGCTGGGAGGTGCCGCGGTAGACGCCCTCCGACCAGTCGACCGGCCCCGGCATCCCGACCCCTACCCCGAGCAGCTCACCGGGGCCCACATCGACGAGGGCACGGGTCTGGTCGGCGAGGGTCGCGATCAGCTGGTCGATCGGTTGCAGCCGGCCGGTCTCGATCTCGCGCCGCGCGAGGATCTCCCCGGTGAGGTCCACCACCACCGCGTGGACGCGGGAGCGGGTGAGGTGCAGCCCGATCGCCCGGCGCGAGGAGGGGACGATGCGGTAGAAGGTGGTCGGCTTGCCGGGCCCGGCGGCGACGGTGCCCATCTCGGCGATCAGCCCGCGGTCCATCAGCCGCCCCAGGATCTTCGAGATCGCCTGCGGTGTGACCTGCAGGGCCTGGGCCAGCCCCGCCCGTGAAACGGGTTCGCCCCGGCGCGCCACGGCGAGGACGGCGGCATCGTGCGCGCCTGCCACACGGTCCAGGGGGGAGCTCGTTCTCACCTGCTCATCCTCGCACGCACCCTGTACGTGACGGCACCGCCCGTCGACCCGCCCGTCCGTCGACCCGCCGGCGTTCCTCGCCCCGCGATGTGATGCGGATCGTCCCGTCCCCACCCTTGACGTAACGCAACAGCGTTTGCTTACCTTGTTGTCGGGTCGATGGAGCCCGCCCGCCTCTGCACGCTCCGACCAGTCGAGGACCACCTATGACCATCGTCGACGACACCCGTACCTCTCCTGCGACCCTCAGCCCCGCTCGCCGCCGCCTGGCGCTGTTCGCCCTCGCCCTGGGCGGCTTCGGCATCGGCGCCTCCGAGTTCGTCTCCATGGGCCTGCTGCCCGACATCGCCGGCGGCCTGCTGAGCGAGCAGATGGCGACCGACCCCGAGGGCGGCATCGCCCGGGCCGGCCTGGCCATCTCCGCCTACGCCCTCGGCGTCGTCGTCGGCGCCCCGGTGCTCGCCCTGCTCTCGGTGCGCTGGAGCCGCTCGACGATGATCGTCGGGCTCGCCGTCGCGCTCGCGGCCGGCGCCGTGCTCTCGGGGATCATGCCCACCTTCGAGCTCACCATCCTCGCCCGCTTCCTCGCGGGCGTCCCCCACGGCGCCTACTTCGGCGTCGCCTCCCTGCTCGCCGCCTCGCTGATGGGTCCCGGCAACCAGGGCAAGGGCGTGGCGCTGGCCCTGTCCGGCCTCACCGTCGCCAACCTCATCGGCGTGCCCGTCCTGACCGCGGTCGGCCAGGCCGCCGGCTGGCGCGCGGTGTACCTGCTGATCGCCCTGATCTTCGTCGGCACCGTCACCGCACTGCGCCTGACGGTGCCGCGGGAGGAGAAGGTGCTCGGGCGCCGTATGGCCGACGAGATCGTCGCCCTGCGCCGCGTGCAGCTGTGGATCATCATGGGGATCGCCGCGGTCGGCTTCGCCGGTGCCTTCGCCGTCTTCAGCTACGTCGCCGACATCACCACCAACGTCACCGGCGCCTCCGCGAGCGCGGTCCCGTGGGTGCTCGCCGCAGCCGGGCTGGGCATGACCGTCGGCAACGTCATCGGCGGCGCCACCACCGACCGCTCCGTGAGCGCCACCCTGATGGTCGGCTTCCCGCTGTACATCGCGGCGCTGGTGGGGCTGTTCCTGGTCGCGGACGTCTCCCTGGTCGCCCTGCTGATCGCCTTCTTCCTGATGAACGCGGCCAACGCCTCGCTGAACCCCGCGATGCAGACCTGGCTGATCCGGGTCGCGCACCGCTCCGAGGTGCTCGGGGCCTCCCTGAACCATGCGGCCTTCAACGTCGCCAACGCTCTCGGTGCCGCCCTCGGCGGCGCGGTGATCGCGGCGGGCTTCGGCTACGAGGCCCCGATGGTGGTCGCGATCGTGCTGGCGAGCGCCGGCTTCGCGATGGTCGCTGT from Brachybacterium sacelli includes the following:
- a CDS encoding response regulator transcription factor, coding for MTTNATTDDQEFEARLLVVDDEPNIRDLLATSLRFAGFEVFTASTGNEAIREATDHQPDLVVLDVMLPDMDGFTVTRRLRDRGEQYPILFLTARDETQDKVAGLTVGGDDYVTKPFSLEEVVARIRAVLRRTHGGHDATVDSSLVVGDLRLDEDSHEVYRADVTIELSPTEFKLLRYLMLNAGRVVSKTQILDHVWDYDWSGEVGIVESYISYLRRKIDVIGDPMIHTKRGIGYVLRAAEGS
- a CDS encoding LapA family protein; this translates as MSTGPENPDQPTGRTPQDAPGAGGPAGQDDAAEQDRASSSPAGQDRPAGQDRPAESARGRRAAEPTDEGADGTGRRTAQRPEQPRTEPEPTGGGRTAGIWISLILGAIVLVLLLIFVIQNSETARFEYFNATFDLPLGVAMLLAAIAGALVMALVGSVRMIQMGWTIRKLRKQQEKIQRAAR
- a CDS encoding DNA repair helicase XPB, with translation MSDGPLIVQSDKSLLLEVSHPRAQAARAAIAAFAELERAPEHVHTYRITDLGLWNARAAGYDAESVVAALVDHSRYPVPHSLLIDVADTMDRYGRLQLLSDPTHGLVLHALDPAVLEEISRTRRIQGMLGARLDEETVVVHPSERGALKQALLKLGWPAEDQAGYVDGEAHAIALREDDWSLRPYQNEAVDGFRHGGSGVVVLPCGAGKTLVGAGAMAAMGRTTLILVTSTVSARQWKDELLARTTLTEDEIGEYSGATKEVRPVTIATYQVLTMKRNGVHPHLELMSARDWGLIIYDEVHLLPAPVFRMTADLQARRRLGLTATLVREDGREGEVFSLIGPKRYDAPWKDIEAQGYIAPADCTEVRVAMPADDRMAYAMAEAEDRPRLGAAHPAKIGVVRSVAQRHQGEPMLVIGQYLDQLEEIATQLEADLITGQTPVRRRQELFAAFRTGEVSRLVVSKVANFSVDLPEASVAVQVSGAFGSRQEEAQRLGRLLRPKADGRAAHFYTVVMRDTQDQDYAAHRQRFLAEQGYAYTIVDAEELEAALEGS
- the gndA gene encoding NADP-dependent phosphogluconate dehydrogenase, which translates into the protein MASFAPSPADVADIGVTGMAVMGSNLARNLARNGFKVAIHNRSVGKTEKVIADHGSDGEFYPSESMSDFVASLQKPRVAIIMVKAGGPTDAVVDELSSLMEEGDIIVDAGNALFTDTRRREAALREQGLHFVGAGVSGGEEGALNGPSIMPGGTKASYDRLGPMFEKISAEAEDGLPCCTHVGADGAGHFVKMVHNGIEYADMQVISEAYDMMSKALGMEASAIGDVFADWNKGDLESFLIEITAEVLHHTDATSGKPFVDVILDQAAQKGTGAWTVQTALDLGVPVTGIAEATFARSTSGSVPQREAGRRTLSAEAQTLEIADPAQFIDDLQKALYAAKLVSYSQGFDEIAAGAEEYGWDIDLGAMARIWREGCIIRARFLDRITEAYGRDAKLPLLLSDEYFSSEIAKCIPAWRRVVAFAAASGYPVPVFASTLSYYDAVRAERLPAALVQAQRDYFGAHTYQRVDAAGTFHVEWSEDRRETEQD
- a CDS encoding helicase-associated domain-containing protein — translated: MAAVIRSLADSLRRFGDDRLEALLVARPDLASPLPKGLGPLAARAAGATSARRALGALRLPELHLVEALAVLEDGTSPSDLAEAVSSEPATISPGLERLTTLALVWGEDSLHLIRPLRDGLRAPAGLAPASAEDPSAETAERRVAAARASVPEVLETLAWGPAAVEGQGRLALELREAGIVVTGEDGTLHLPRSVHLALRGGRVRRTHAARCPEPEGPAVTERIPGSRSAQAVEQAFEALRLLGTVRGFDEDPPGVLRRGGLPQRDLRRLAERAGAPLLTCATVLQSAWQAGLIGHDGQEWHPTRDWDAHRVQAPEQRWAELVLAWALGHHLAAVVGTPDSSGTGRALLSDLTRRDGVRTRRGSLLRTLRTCPGIHATRESLALCLAWAFPLVPAEVIEEETGALLTEGEALGVLDGGALTVLGQDLVLALDEDVTEADARLTGALRAAAPSPVDEVLLDADLTAVVPGRPAERLLPLLDWAEVVSRGGALTLRFSTTSVRRALGAGRDAEALLVLLEEASRSPVPQALRYLLRDEQRRHGRVQVSRATTVLTAESEVLDLLQVAPEASALTLHRLAPTVAVTLSDPGFALQVARQAGLSPQAVGPDGRPAGPELAHSLPGGPVDPDLVTVDGPELRVPAAEAVARIRAAEEGATDLSVTDRLLDAIAQEGELPLGIVDGRGGVVVKQVRPLSLEGGRLRARELGHDEEFTVLVHRVTLG
- a CDS encoding YggS family pyridoxal phosphate-dependent enzyme, which codes for MTRTSAADQLPADQLAARLDDVLARLDAAAARAGRDGREITLLLATKTRTPQEVAVVVDLLRARDRRIAVGENRAQEIAKHADPMLADNGVPRHFIGRLQTNKARDVIAFAQTIHSVDREDIADALERRAALAGLVREVLVQVNTSGEESKGGFAPTLEAVGPILERLRGSGTLRPVGLMTIGANTSDATAVRASLRGLRELRDQVRTELELPELEHLSMGMSGDLEIAVEEGATIVRVGSALFGARP
- a CDS encoding ROK family transcriptional regulator translates to MRTSSPLDRVAGAHDAAVLAVARRGEPVSRAGLAQALQVTPQAISKILGRLMDRGLIAEMGTVAAGPGKPTTFYRIVPSSRRAIGLHLTRSRVHAVVVDLTGEILARREIETGRLQPIDQLIATLADQTRALVDVGPGELLGVGVGMPGPVDWSEGVYRGTSQPDPWRGAPIRSLLAQELSVPVLLDHDSRAALVGEAWSQPGLLDDAALVLVEDGLGAALCLDGMIVRGAHSHAGEAGHTVVRMGGVPCTCGRRGCAQAEHRAALEAGDEELAAQVLATVVVDLVRVVDVDRVVLGGRTVYAHHERTMDAIRAALEEGLRAEPWVHVEVMLSTRGTDLIAVGSACEVLEHEYGLPQALVGPA